One segment of Toxoplasma gondii ME49 chromosome VI, whole genome shotgun sequence DNA contains the following:
- a CDS encoding hypothetical protein (encoded by transcript TGME49_244190) → MELVVGKRTARKSKMAAATTISGGVANRSACPKDVALTHREQSLCSLRPPSPVTAASSQHSLHSTSTEASSDPPSQRRRRGDARQRKAETSREEPLGTHLPSDETRLGKDKKKEKREEEQRQGERQLAIEACGVGGAPTPEPHRAKRREQKGEKRGKKARDTAAKRKEREAFASCSLEAKEVSVSTHSQAILAVSEGGSSRGGLIASDVSAGSRAPLLPSVSFVSRRSCEAAKVSLAARNECVQPCNKAETNGDSPYRVAGDTPFLRLLALLQKPASSNGVGRAASQASPGVCTAQTASDADRGVAREAGGTMSQTQVPLHARKLCERDDMTTEERHREQGRSLLALLKRQGDRISYARDQSSSLSSCSSDSQSSSLSSVLSPSSSFPSSSPSFLCSVSSSAQSPAEASTTRKETSQGRRGRRTGKKVNQDGGEPTCQKVYSDGSSTKPVSKRNGGRFPVSPINSTASAATPLSFCSSSASSVFFSSCRPKGRTEDGELPFQFSSEKSDKALSPLPPQTSTKLSPHEVRQDTLAASSLSVSSSSRFSPLAPSSSSSSFSSSFSSSAFALSPLGLKGTFALPAFMRSPDPSKVRMPCAFLSRAGRQSERGSRERVGASGDGPEEPVSQRMAFALA, encoded by the exons ATGGAGCTTGTTGTCGGGAAGCGAACTGCGAGAAAGTCGAAGATGgcagcagcgacgacgaTCTCGGGAGGGGTGGCGAATCGCTCTGCCTGTCCAAAAGACGTTGCCCTGACGCATAGAGAACAA tctctctgctccctcCGCCCGCCGTCCCCCGTGACAGCTGCGTCTTCGCAGCATTCTCTCCACTCGACATCCACCGAAGCCTCTTCAGATCCTCCGAGCCAGCGtcggagacgcggagacgcgaggcaaCGCAAGGCTGAGACTTCCAGAGAGGAGCCACTGGGGACCCACCTCCCCTCAGACGAGACGCGTTTGGggaaggacaagaagaaggagaagagagaggaggagcagagacagggagagagacagctggcaATCGAGGCATGTGGGGTCGGAGGCGCGCCGACTCCAGAGCCTCACAGagccaagagaagagagcagaagggagagaaaagggggaagaaggcgagagacactgcagcgaagagaaaagagagagaagcgttcGCGTCGTGCtctctggaggcgaaggaggtaTCTGTGTCGACACACTCGCAAGCTattctcgctgtctctgagGGCGGGTCTTCTCGTGGGGGTTTGATCGCTTCGGACGTCTCTGCCGGCTCGAGGGCGCCGCTcctgccttctgtctcctttgtctcccgCAGGTCTTGTGAGGCTGCGAAAGTGTCTTTGGCAGCAAGAAACGAGTGCGTGCAGCCTTGCAacaaagcagagacaaacggaGACAGTCCGTATCGAGTGGCAGGAGACACGCCCTTTTTGCGTTTGTTGGCTCTGCTCCAGAAACCTGCGTCTTCAAACGGTGTGGGAAGAGCCGCTTCACAGGCCTCaccgggtgtatgtacagcgcAGACGGCTTCGGACGCCGATCGCGGAGTTGCTCGCGAGGCGGGAGGAACAATGAGTCAGACGCAGGTcccactgcatgcaaggaaaCTGTGCGAAAGGGACGACATGACGACGGAGGAAAGACACCgagaacagggaagaagTCTGCTTGCACTTCTCAAGcgacaaggagacaggatTTCTTATGCGCGTGACCAGTCTTCGAGTCTCagttcttgttcttctgattcacagtcttcttctctctcgtccgttctctctccttcgtcttctttcccgtcgtcttcgccttcgttcctttgttctgtctcttcatctgCTCAAAGTCCAGCAGAGGCATCTAcgacaagaaaggagacaagtcAAGGGCGGCGAGGCAGGAGGACTGGCAAGAAAGTTAACCAAGACGGCGGGGAACCGACATGTCAGAAAGTCTATTCCGACGGTTCTTCCACGAAGCCTGTGTCGAAGAGGAATGGTGGTCGTTTCCCCGTGTCTCCGATCAACAGCACGGCCTCTGCTGCtactcctctttctttctgttcttcctctgcgtcttctgtttttttctcttcttgtcggCCGAAGGGGAGGACGGAGGATGGAGAATTACCGTTCCAGTTTTCAAGTGAGAAAAGTGACAAGGcactttcgcctcttcctccacagACTTCAACGAAGCTCTCACCCCACGAGGTTCGTCAAGACactctcgctgcttcgtcgctctccgtctcctcgtcctctcgcttttcccccctcgctccttcttcttcgtcttcttcgttctcttcgtctttttcctcttctgctttcgctCTGTCGCCGTTGGGCTTGAAGGGAACGTTCGCGCTCCCGGCCTTCATGCGATCCCCAGATCCGTCGAAAGTTCGTATGCCATGTGCGTTTTTGAGTCGAGCTGGAAGGCAGTCCGagaggggaagcagagagagggtcGGAGCGAGCGGCGACGGCCCAGAAGAGCCTGTGAGCCAAAGAATGGCCTTCGCACTCGcgtga
- a CDS encoding 2-oxoglutarate dehydrogenase e1 component, mitochondrial precursor, putative (encoded by transcript TGME49_244200), translated as MRSLRSFSTSRWTRGASLSHPTARRSPSASLSLSSSLLSPVVVSARESLLGSSRRSACGASRLLACDFASSRPTSAAALTGAPLASESFLTGTSAAYVEQMYNAWQRDPSSVHASWNAYFTNVLQDLPAGASFCLPPSAGVSSGLLGSTTAVGGAARGAPFISSAPGSLPAGASFVTPESLPVSPQQSVHDTSRLIQMVRGYQMRGHEIAAVNPLSLPQETPFVSGSRGPTPAGTLDFEAYGFTKADLDKVYDCRVDGMCGFLSPEFPPRPLRQIIQRLEEAYCGSVGVEYMHIGDRNVCNFIRQWIETPAKYGFTTDMKKKILARTARSQMFENFCGQKFSTSKRFGLDGCETMIVAMKAITKKAAREGVNSVVIGMPHRGRLNVLVNVLHKPMQQLLSEFLGVTSYSSAEWGNSGDVKYHLGVEFDHFDADAQRYIHMGVLANPSHLEAVDPLVIGQARAQQYYSEDEDSTKVLPVILHGDASVAGQGVVYETLQMSQLPNYRVGGTIHIVVNNQIGFTTNPVDSSSGRYCTDIAKALDAPVFHVNADDPEAVTFVSELALEYRQRFKGDVFIDLIGYRRLGHNELDMPKFTQPRMYNLISKKKSVFDIYSERLLNEGVVTEADLQQLKQNILAFYNAEYEKCRDFLPSQQYEYSPQWKHLVRPDVPAAPQLTGVPLDRLRELGTKIFTLPPDFNVHPTVGKIYKERLNAIQAAPDENLIDFGTAENLCYATLLSDGFHVRIAGQDVQRGTFSHRHAVLHDQTTFEPYSIFDSLKCYGFPHKIQTVNSPLSEYAAMGYELGYSLEHPDSLCIWEAQFGDFANGAQIIIDQFIASGEVKWNKQTGIVVMLPHGYDGQGPEHSSGRIERILQLCDDREDVIHHENWELEKSSIIQQHNLQVIMPSTPANTFHALRRQVHREFRKPLIIFSPKRMLKMRAAMCTLNQLNEGTRFRRYIPDKTAEPEKVTRLIACSGQVYYDLIAGKDKMKNGDENGDGDKIAIARMEQLSPFPFDLFIEDLKRFPNLKSVVWAQEEPMNQGAWFYTSKRIESSLRHLNFPNGIRSPIYAGRDVCAATAVGDKKLHDQELAQLLQDALDINRTTHSYLEKYLHKQENK; from the exons ATGAGGAGCCTGCGCTCGTTCTCCACCTCTCGGTGGACTCGCGGGGCTTCGCTCTCGCACCCGACGGCGCGTCGTTcgccgtctgcctctctgtctctttcctcgtctctcctgtctcccgtcGTTGTGTCGGCGCGGGAGTCTCTTCTCGGGAGCTCTCggcgctctgcatgcggggCCTCGCGGCTCCTGGCGTGCgacttcgcctcctcgcgccCGACGAGCGCGGCAGCTCTGACCggcgcgcctctcgcctccgagTCGTTTCTCACGGGGACGAGTGCTGCGTACGTCGAGCAGATGTACAACGCCTGGCAGCGAGATCCGagctctgtgcatgcgtcttggAACGCGTACTTCACGAACGTGTTGCAGGATTTGCCCGCAGGtgcctccttctgtctcccgccCTCTGCAGGTGTCTCTTCGGGCCTGCTTGGCTCCACGACCGCGGTCGGAGGCGCGGCGCGGGGCGCACCGTTCATCTCTTCGGCGCCAGGGTCGCTGCCGGCGGGTGCGTCGTTTGTGACTCCGGAGTCGCTGCCGGTCTCCCCGCAACAGAGTGTACACGACACCAGTCGCTTGATTCAGATGGTTCGCGGCTATCAAATGCGCGGACATGAGATCGCCGCTGTGAACCCACTGTCTCTGCCCCAGGAGACACCCTTCGTTTCTGGGTCTCGCGGCCCGACGCCCGCGGGGACGCTCGACTTCGAGGCGTACGGCTTCACGAAGGCAGACCTCGACAAGGTCTACGATTGCCGCGTGGACGGCATGtgcggttttctctctccggagTTCCCGCCGCGTCCGCTGCGGCAGATCATTCAGCGTCTGGAGGAGGCGTACTGCGGCTCGGTTGGGGTCGAGTACATGCACATCGGAGATCGAAACGTCTGCAACTTCATTCGGCAGTGGATCGAGACGCCTGCCAAGTACGGCTTCACGACGgacatgaagaagaagatcctTGCGAGGACGGCGCGTTCGCAGATGTTCGAGAACTTCTGTGGGCAGAAGTTCAGCACCAGCAAGCGCTTCGGCCTCGACGGCTGCGAGACGATGATCGTCGCGATGAAAGCCATCACGAAGAAAGCCGCGCGGGAGGGCGTCAACAGTGTGGTGATCGGGATGCCTCACCGCGGGCGTCTCAATGTTCTTGTGAACGTTCTGCACAAGCCgatgcagcagctgctgtcgGAGTTCCTGGGCGTCACCTCTTACTCGTCGGCGGAATGGGGGAACTCGGGAGACGTCAAGTATCACTTGGGGGTCGAGTTCGATCACTTCGACGCCGACGCTCAGCGGTACATACACATGGGCGTCCTCGCGAATCCGTCGCATCTGGAGGCGGTCGATCCGCTTGTGATTGGCCAAGCGCGCGCGCAGCAGTACTActccgaagacgaagactcGACGAAGGTATTGCCTGTGATTCTCCACGGCGACGCGTCGGTCGCAGGCCAGGGCGTCGTCTACGAGACTCTCCAGATGTCGCAGCTCCCGAACTACCGCGTCGGTGGAACGATTCATATCGTCGTGAACAACCAAATCGGCTTCACCACCAATCCGGTCGACTCGAGCAGCGGACGCTACTGCACAGACATCGCGAAGGCACTGGACGCCCCAGTGTTCCACGTTAATGCAGACGACCCAGAGGCTGTGACCTTCGTCAGCGAACTGGCCCTCGAGTACCGACAGAGATTCAAGGGAGATGTATTCATCGACCTGATTGGATACAGACGGCTCGGCCACAACGAACTGGACATGCCCAAGTTCACTCAGCCGCGCATGTACAACTTGAtctcgaaaaagaaaagcgtCTTCGACATCTACTCTGAACGCCTCCTCAATGAG GGAGTTGTCACCGAAGCAGATCTGCAACAGCTGAAACAGAACATCTTGGCATTTTACAATGCCGAGTACGAAAAGTGCAGAGACTTCCTCCCAAGCCAGCAG TACGAGTACTCGCCTCAATGGAAGCATCTCGTTCGCCCAGACGTCCCTGCCGCGCCGCAGCTTACAG GTGTACCGTTGGATCGTCTACGCGAGCTTGGAACGAAGATTTTCACACTTCCGCCCGACTTCAACGTGCATCCGACTGTGGGGAAGATTTACAAAGAGCGCTTGAATGCAATCCAGGCTGCACCAGACGAGAATTTAATTGATTTCGGAACTGCTGAGAACCTCTGCTACGCCACCCTTCTCTCTGATGGATTCCAC GTCCGCATCGCTGGCCAAGATGTGCAGCGAGGTACTTTTTCTCACCGCCACGCTGTGCTGCACGATCAAACGACCTTCGAGCCTTACTCGATCTTTGACTCGTTGAAGTGCTACGGCTTCCCCCATAAAATTCAAACCGTCAACTCGCCGCTCTCCGAATATGCTG CGATGGGCTACGAACTCGGCTACTCGCTCGAACATCCTGACTCTCTGTGCATTTGGGAGGCGCAGTTCGGGGACTTTGCGAACGGCGCACAAATCATCATCGATCAGTTCATCGCCAGCGGTGAAGTCAAGTGGAACAAGCAAACCG GCATTGTGGTCATGCTCCCGCACGGCTACGACGGACAAGGCCCGGAACATTCGTCCGGACGCATCGAGAGAATTCTTCAACTTTGCGACGACCGCGAGGACGTCATTCACCATGAAAACTGGGAACTGGAGAAGTCCAGCATCATTCAGCAACACAATCTCCAG GTGATCATGCCGAGCACACCGGCAAACACCTTCCACGCGCTGCGTCGACAGGTTCATCGCGAATTCCGAAAGCCTCTGATCATCTTCTCTCCCAAGCGCATGCTGAAAATGCGGGCGGCCATGTGCACGCTGAACCAACTCAACGAGGGCACTCGCTTCAGAAG ATACATCCCCGACAAGACTGCCGAACCCGAGAAGGTCACGCGCCTAATTGCGTGCAGTGGTCAGGTCTACTACGACCTCATTGCTGGCAAAGACAAGATGAAGAACGGCGACGAAAACGGAGATg GCGACAAGATCGCCATTGCGCGCATGGAgcagctgtctcccttcccctTTGATCTTTTCATTGAGGACCTGAAGCGCTTCCCGAATCTCAAGTCTGTCGTCTGGGCGCAAGAAGAGCCCATGAACCAAg GTGCTTGGTTCTACACATCCAAACGCATTGAATCTTCGCTGCGACACCTGAATTTCCCGAACGGCATTCGGTCTCCAATCTACGCTGGCCGAGACGTTTGCGCGGCGACTGCTGTCGGCGACAAGAAACTCCACGACCAAGAGCTAGCGCAACTCCTGCAAGACGCCCTCGACATCAACCGCACCACTCACTCGTACTTGGAAAAATATTTGCACAAACAAGAAAACAAATAA
- the RTF1 gene encoding RNA polymerase-associated protein RTF1 (encoded by transcript TGME49_244210~Gene product name based on ToxoDB Community Expert Annotation.) yields MKSAARGRQAQQRGRPSSGSRVSAEDEGKRHSSSSRETGGDAAWRRGKPGDRNGEFSPDLLYKDERDREALESMNEFEREAELARRYEELVRERQRKELLRRQDQDRKSKAGRLGDALSDIRARRARQKQQQRQTSEDEDEEEGEVSGSRKDGTEDMTESSSEDEEDEEEKKRLASPPVGAGGPGASSGVSAAADAAVGSGASAAPLSPDRGEGAGTADGVALGVGSASAGDASVENEALGRRKVSTAKSAREDEGGEPTTQQQRPVEDDRRGDLFDEDRVDSDEQRRKETARRMLQRISLELLNGVRLSTERLLHMLEHPQAEKFVRGCFVKVPQPAAAASKSPSPESPPVAWVCQIVGLRPCAPYFVPKASGTLAESAGLGAESRRGSVPCAVKLLLRVAPKASAKFDREFSLAELLNSPVTPAEYEGWKKKLQEFDSVEDLSKKLRAKLQQLKEFTFTDEDVQAILSKKQDSGAGSFLMTTGTLLKQLMSIKHEMDSLHASLSSVSTASAARRELKEKLQVLVARKAEVEAKLAKSKAAAGRARNSSTIHQVSVERRREKLSKFILNDPKRSMRKGVGREPSKASPPAATAAALTCADLLFGDGEEDAGRRKRCREGSDEVGRDRSHGGGDSRSAENRLSPFDDTRAASASPAFPSGGRDASSPRLGGESEHRSASPSSSQPRGVAGPLSSGTPQATAAWKFLLHGAPKEQRVWVKHTVQKYREGGPLNIDTANIPPPRPYASVVALLPPTPPPPSDSLLISLEEYKQQVAQLANMQLAG; encoded by the exons ATGAAGTCCGCGGCGCGAGGCCGACAGGCCCAGCAGCGCGGGCGTCCTTCCTCGGGATCCAGAGTCTCCGCCGAAGacgaggggaagagacactcGTCCAGttcgagggagacaggaggcgacgccgcctggagacgcggaaagcctggagacagaaacggagaattCAGTCCCGATCTCCTTTACAAAGAtgaacgcgacagagaa GCTCTGGAGAGCATGAACGAGTTCGAGCGAGAGGCCGAGCTCGCGCGGCGTTACGAGGAACTCgttcgagagagacagagaaaggagttgCTGAGGCGGCAAGATCAGGACCGGAAAAGCAAAGCAG GGCGTCTGGGAGATGCGCTCAGCGACATTCGAGCGCGGAGGGCTCGTCAGAAGCAGCAACAGCGACAAA cgagtgaagatgaagacgaggaggaaggcgaagtcTCTGGAAGTCGAAAGGACGGAACAGAAGACATGACAGAGTCTTCTtcggaagacgaagaagacgaggaagagaagaagcgtctcGCCTCGCCCCCGGTCGGCGCCGGCGGTCCTGGAGCCTCGagcggcgtctctgccgcagCCGACGCGGCTGTGGGTTCCGGCGCGTccgcggcgcctctctcgccagacagaggcgaaggcgcggGGACAGCCGACGGCGTCGCGCTCGGCGTCGGGAGCGCAAGTGCAGGTGACGCGTCTGTCGAAAACGAAGCGCtcggaagaaggaaagttTCCACGGCCAAgtcggcgagagaagacgagggcggCGAACCGACAACGCAGCAACAA CGTCCAGTTGAGGACGACCGGCGGGGGGATTTGTTCGACGAGGACCGCGTCGACAGCGACGAGCAACGCCGGAAGGAGACGGCGCGTCGCATGCTTCAACGCATTTCTTTGGAGCTCTTGAACGGCGTTCGGCTGTCCACCGAGCGTCTGCTGCACATGCTGGAGCACCCGCAAGCAGAAAAGTTCGTGCGAGGCTGCTTCGTCAAGGTGCCGCAGCCGGCCGCTGCTGCGTCGAAGTCCCCGTCCCCAGAGTCGCCGCCGGTAGCGTGGGTTTGCCAGATCGTCGGCCTCAGGCCTTGCGCTCCGTACTTCGTCCCCAAGGCCTCGGGCACCCTGGCGGAGTCGGCAGGTCTGGGCGCCGAGAGCCGACGCGGGAGCGTACCCTGCGCAGTGAAGCTTCTCCTGCGCGTAGCCCCCAAGGCCTCGGCGAAGTTCGATCGCGAGTTCTCCCTCGCAGAGCTGCTCAACTCCCCCGTCACACCAGCAGAGTACGAAggctggaagaagaaactgcaggAATTCGACTCAGTGGAagacctctccaaaaagctGCGAGCGAAACTGCAGCAACTCAAAGAA TTCACTTTTACCGATGAAGATGTTCAGGCGATTCTGTCGAAGAAGCAAGACTCTGGCGCAGGGTCGTTTCTGATGACGACTGGGACTTTGCTGAAGCAGTTGATGTCGATCAAGCACGAGATGGActcgttgcatgcgtcgctttCGAGTGTCTCCACAGCGAGCGCGGCGCGACGGGAGTTgaaggagaagctgcaggTTCTGGTTGCGCGGAAGGCGGAGGTGGAGGCGAAGCTCGCGAAAAGCAAAGCTGCGGCAGGTCGCGCTCGCAATTCCTCGACGATTCACCAAGTGTCTGTCGagcgcagacgcgagaaactcTCAAAGTTCATTCTCAACGACCCCAAGAGGTCCATGAGGAAGGGCGTCGGTCGCGAGCCTTCAAAGGCATCTCCGCCAGCCGCAACTGCTGCAGCTTTGACATGCGCAGATCTTCTTTTCGGAGACGGGGAGGAGgacgcaggaagaagaaagcgttGTCGCGAAGGCTCGGACGAAgtggggagagacagatctCATGGAGGAGGAGACTCTCGTAGCGCTGAAAAccgactgtctcctttcgacGACACACGCGCCGCCAGCGCCTCTCCGGCGTTCCCCTCAG gaggcagagacgcttcgtcgcctcgactgggaggcgagagcgagcaCCGAAGTGCAAGTCCGTCAAGCTCTCAGCCCCGAGGTGTGGCGGGACCGCTTTCGAGTGGAACTCCGCAGGCGACGGCAGCCTGgaagtttcttcttcacggCGCCCCCAAAGAGCAACGCGTCTGGGTCAAACACACTGTCCAG AAGTACCGCGAGGGAGGCCCTCTGAACATCGATACAGCAAATATTCCGCCGCCGCGGCCGTACGCCTCCGTCGTTGCTCTACTTCCTCCGACGCCTCCTCCACCTTCAGATTCTCTTTTGATTTCTCTCGAAGAATACAAACAACAAGTCGCGCAACTGGCGAACATGCAGCTTGCAGGCTGA
- a CDS encoding hypothetical protein (encoded by transcript TGME49_244220), with the protein MREDDSELVEEDSREEDHGGEAGGKDEDCEEEELKGGEGREGREGEDDEKGREEGNEGGEEAGEEDERQQGDGEEDLGEEKEEEEERSIAEGHRDTNEDEAQSVEETTGAGEAHRDRRGWTGGGKEGREAERFSRGVEELSLSGGPSILFDAFLPSRFSAGSPFRCVRSRLLCLVSKGETKKDAPCLHGHGTLHLSFSVLLQARS; encoded by the coding sequence AtgcgagaagacgacagcgaaCTGGTGGAAGAGgactcgagagaggaagaccatggaggagaagcgggaggaaaagacgaagactgcgaagaggaggaactgaagggaggagagggaagagagggaagagagggagaagacgacgagaaaggacgtgaggaaggaaacgaaggtggcgaggaagcaggcgaagaagacgagagacaacagggagacggagaagaagatctaggcgaagaaaaagaagaggaagaagaaagaagcatcgcagaaggacacagagacacgaacgaagacgaagcacaGAGTGTCGAGGAAACAACCGGCGCCGGCGAAGCGcaccgagacagaagaggatggacgggaggaggaaaagaaggccgagaagcagagaggttCTCGCGAGGTGTGGAGGAACTAAGCCTGAGCGGGGGTCCCTCCATCCTTTTCGACGCTTTTCTACCTAGCCGCTTCTCTGCGGGGTCTCCTTTTCGCTGCGTCCGCTCGAgacttctctgcctcgtctcaAAAGGCGAGACCAAGAAAGACGCTCCCTGTCTGCATGGTCACGGCACTCTCCATCTTTCCTTCAGCGTTCTCTTGCAAGCTCGAAGCTGA
- a CDS encoding hypothetical protein (encoded by transcript TGME49_244230), with amino-acid sequence MQKEVERPRMFFPLLQFFTRAARSAIVHANFVHLLVNLRGISQIFPLCETLCYDALFGTYAAPSSACGSAAPPAPFSLFSLSDSLPFLREGLVWRDAGKAAGQASCLSVLSSDESAGGVARWCWWLERGRRGPGFGPHGWVARVVLLSLFFAGTAAGNVSSLLLRRWWSRVEWSVEKQTRDEEAQRRFWGGKVRREDLWLEQMELADAEKPRKNADVWTRHRRLEKVKSDSQAGEVEEETDARERENDRSWCVRTLGCSAGLYALLGTLVGSARIHTAVKRKLCGQMARRIFMELFAPVGASGLDEPGHVGGFLFGCLVAGLLGW; translated from the coding sequence ATGCAGAAGGAAGTCGAGCGTCCCCGCatgttctttcctctgcttcagtTCTTCACCCGCGCCGCGCGGTCAGCGATTGTGCATGCGAACTTTGTTCACCTTCTTGTCAACCTCCGGGGCATCTCCCAGATCTTCCCTCTGTGCGAGACACTCTGCTACGACGCTCTCTTCGGCACGTACGCTGCTCCCTCCTCTGCCTGTGGGTCTGCTGCTCCGCCTGCTcccttttccctcttttcgctttcagattctcttcccttcctgcGCGAAGGACTGgtgtggagagacgcggggAAGGCGGCAGGCCaggcttcctgtctctcggtCCTGAGCAGCGACGAGAGCGCGGGAGGCGTCGCGCGCTGGTGCTGGTGGCTCGAACGCGGTCGACGAGGCCCAGGCTTCGGCCCACACGGCTGGGTGGCGcgcgtcgtccttctctcgctcttttttGCTGGAACGGCCGCAGGGaacgtctcttctcttctgctgcgacGCTGGTGGAGTCGCGTGGAGTGGAgcgtggagaagcagacgcgcgaCGAGGAGGCCCAGAGGCGGTTCTGGGGTGGCAAGGTGAGACGCGAAGACCTCTGGCTCGAGCAGATGGAACTGgccgacgcagagaagccgcGGAAGAACGCCGACGTCTGGACGCGACACCGCCGCCTGGAGAAAGTCAAGAGCGACTCGCAGgcaggagaagtcgaggaagaaacggacgcgagagaacgcgagaacgACCGATCCTGGTGTGTGCGTACACTCGGATGCAGCGCAGGTCTCTACGCACTCCTCGGCACGCTCGTGGGCAGCGCGAGAATCCACACAGCCGTGAAAAGAAAACTTTGTGGGCAAATGGCGCGACGCATTTTCATGGAACTTTTCGCGCCAGTTGGAGCAAGCGGCCTTGACGAACCGGGCCATGTGGGCGGATTTCTCTTTGGATGCCTCGTCGCTGGACTCCTTGGATGGTGA